Proteins encoded within one genomic window of Triticum aestivum cultivar Chinese Spring chromosome 2D, IWGSC CS RefSeq v2.1, whole genome shotgun sequence:
- the LOC123048747 gene encoding uncharacterized protein, with protein sequence MSLCSISFYYQDIIFNINQDFDRSRERESMSSRFLNLAVRNMNGRPAPFNLYRIDPAKLFYPAGGASATATSSEERPSDPTTMMKSRLPRPAISFDWPCEKNLAAAGQIDFMSIGRGGNAIVAVDNVGRTILYDAELHTIRTSLPMMSQPMRDPIAIAVGDDDLFVMASRPGPRPQMECFQALLRDSNSSSSFKKWRWIYLQPPPFTWRCEYDHHPICCCCRYHDSDGLLGTEFQDAFAICAHTMVGDSQIWISTPAAGTYTLDTESGAWSKAGDWALPFRGRAVYVPEDGLWFGFSPDYEQLCAFDLTAMSTATAPPVPLMAWDDLDWPESWVPTAGRIVPLGSGRFCVARFFYTWVNQLITFASGLTYDSHTTTNLAVLTGVEVERGGAHGLGRMVRHKSKRYDLGCNVAKAL encoded by the coding sequence ATGAGCCTGTGTTCTATATCCTTTTATTATCAGGATATTATATTTAACATAAATCAGGATTTCGATCgatcgagagaaagagagagcatgAGCAGCCGGTTTCTGAATCTGGCGGTGAGGAACATGAACGGCCGTCCCGCCCCCTTCAACCTGTACCGCATAGATCCCGCCAAGTTGTTCTACCCGGCCGGCGGCGCATCAGCAACGGCGACGTCGTCCGAAGAAAGACCATCAGATCCAACGACAATGATGAAATCTCGGTTACCTAGGCCGGCCATCTCCTTCGACTGGCCCTGCGAAAAGAACCTGGCCGCGGCCGGGCAGATCGATTTCATGTCCATCGGCCGCGGCGGGAACGCCATCGTCGCTGTGGACAACGTCGGCCGCACCATCCTGTATGACGCAGAGCTCCACACCATCCGCACCAGCCTGCCCATGATGTCCCAACCCATGCGGGACCCGATCGCCATTGCCGTCGGCGACGACGACCTGTTCGTCATGGCGAGCAGGCCCGGCCCGCGGCCCCAGATGGAATGCTTCCAGGCCCTCCTCCGCGACAGCAACTCGTCCTCGTCCTTCAAGAAATGGCGTTGGATCTACCTCCAGCCACCGCCCTTCACCTGGCGCTGCGAATATGACCATCAtccgatctgctgctgctgccgctaccACGACAGCGACGGCTTGTTGGGCACTGAGTTCCAAGACGCCTTTGCAATCTGCGCCCACACGATGGTCGGCGACTCGCAGATCTGGATATCCACGCCAGCCGCCGGCACGTATACCTTGGACACGGAGAGCGGCGCGTGGAGCAAGGCCGGCGACTGGGCGCTGCCGTTCAGAGGCCGCGCGGTGTACGTCCCCGAGGACGGTCTCTGGTTTGGCTTTTCGCCGGACTACGAGCAGCTCTGCGCGTTTGACCTGACCGCCATGTCGACGGCGACGGCGCCGCCCGTGCCGCTGATGGCGTGGGACGATCTGGACTGGCCGGAGAGCTGGGTCCCGACGGCCGGACGTATCGTGCCGCTGGGCTCTGGCAGGTTCTGCGTCGCCAGGTTCTTCTATACCTGGGTGAACCAATTGATCACGTTCGCCAGCGGGCTCACCTATGATAGCCACACCACGACGAATCTTGCGGTACTCACCGGCGTGGAGGTGGAGCGCGGTGGCGCTCACGGGCTGGGAAGGATGGTCCGGCACAAGTCCAAGCGGTACGACCTCGGCTGCAACGTCGCCAAAGCCCTGTGA
- the LOC123051627 gene encoding uncharacterized protein — translation MQAATARARRLLASPAASGIQGILSASHRGCAAAAELVLLPHLENGFPASRSSPDHTRSFSSHLPRTLLSQTATSHCRCNKSVCYHMARAHLSTDSSGIDQPKESAEELYQKMLKSVEAQTMPPNAWLWSMISSCSSEEDIKLLFQILQKLRIFRLSNLRINANFNDHLCMKVSEACARVGVLDYGLKVLWNHNVYGITPTIGSAHYLLQHAKEHNDTKLMEKIMQVLRRNSLPLQPGTADIVFSICYNTDRWDLLSKYAARFVQAGVKLRRTAFDVWMEFAAKVGDSQSIWNINSLRGKSIKHYTLTSGFACVKGSLLERRPENAAATIKLLHKHLPDQKKPFVKDELQKLVAEWPTEVIKRQKKDDRKAMEEALIEDIPKMISSMAKSGLDISVDLDKLTRQPEAA, via the exons ATGCAGGCCGCCACAGCGCGCGCGCGCCGCCTTCTCGCGTCACCAGCGGCCTCCGGGATCCAGGGAATCCTCTCCGCCTCTCACCGCGGGTGCGCGGCGGCCGCCGAGCTCGTTCTCCTGCCCCATCTCGAGAATGGCTTCCCCGCCTCGCGCTCCTCTCCGGATCACACCAGGAGCTTCTCCTCCCACCTGCCCC GCACTTTGCTATCGCAAACCGCAACTTCTCATTGCCGGTGTAACAAATCAGTGTGCTATCACATGGCAAGAGCTCATTTGTCGACAGACTCAAGCGGAATCGACCAACCTAAAG AATCTGCAGAGGAGCTGTACCAGAAAATGCTGAAGTCTGTTGAAGCCCAGACTATGCCGCCAAATGCCTGGTTGTGGTCAATGATCAGTAGTTGCTCCAGTGAGGAGGATATAAAACTTCTCTTTCAGATTTTGCAGAAGCTAAGAATATTC AGGCTATCAAATCTTCGCATCAATGCAAACTTCAACGACCATCTCTGTATGAAAGTTTCTGAGGCTTGTGCTCGTGTGGGTGTCCTTGACTATG GGTTGAAGGTTTTATGGAATCATAATGTTTATGGAATAACGCCAACCATTGGTTCTGCCCATTATCTACTG CAACATGCTAAAGAGCACAATGATACTAAATTAATGGAGAAGATAATGCAAGTCCTTAGGAGGAATTCCTTGCCATTACAACCAGGCACTGCTGATATTGTCTTCAG TATCTGCTATAACACTGATAGATGGGATTTACTCTCAAAATATGCGGCAAGATTTGTTCAGGCTGGAGTCAAGTTGCGTCGTACTGCATTTGACGTATGGATGGAATTTGCTGCCAAAGTTG GAGATTCTCAATCTATATGGAACATCAATAGCCTGAGAGGCAAGTCTATCAAGCACTATACTCTTACATCAGGTTTTGCATGCGTAAAG GGGTCTCTGCTTGAACGCAGGCCAGAAAATGCCGCTGCCACCATTAAACTTCTTCACAAG CACTTGCCTGATCAGAAGAAACCATTTGTGAAAGATGAACTCCAAAAGCTTGTTGCTGAATGGCCAACAGAGGTGATAAAAAGGCAGAAGAAGGATGATAGGAAG GCAATGGAGGAAGCTTTGATTGAGGACATCCCAAAGATGATCAGCTCCATGGCGAAGTCGGGCCTCGATATTTCCGTGGATCTGGACAAGCTCACCCGTCAGCCTGAAGCAGCGTAG